The sequence below is a genomic window from Ciceribacter thiooxidans.
TGCCCGCAACCGTGACTATCATGACATCATGAAAGGCCGCCTGAAAGAGATTGCCACTCGCTTCGCTGCCCGTGCCGGTGCAGACGTGAAGGTCTTCGTCGACACGGCACCTGTGATGGAAAAGCCGCTGGCCGCAGTCGCCGGACTCGGCTGGCAGGGCAAGCACACCAATCTGGTGAGCCGCGAATACGGCTCCTGGCTCTTTCTCGGAAGCCTCTTCACCACTGCGGAGCTCGACTTCGACGCACCCGAAGTTGACCACTGCGGCTCCTGCCGCGCCTGCCTCGACGCCTGTCCAACCGCCGCCTTTCCCGCACCGTACAAGATCGACGCCCGACGATGCATCTCGTATCTGACGATCGAACACAAGGGAATGATCGACCGAGCCTTACGGCCTGCTTTCGGCAACCGGGTCTACGGCTGCGACGACTGTCTCGCCGCCTGCCCCTGGAACAAGTTTGCCGAGACCGCCCGGGAGATGAAGCTGAAAGCGCGCGACGACCTGCGGGAGCCGGAGATCACACACCTGCTGTCGCTCGACGACGCCGCCTTCCGGACCTTCTTCAGCGGATCGCCGGTGAAGAGGATCGGGCGGAACCGTTTCATCCGCAATCTCCTGATTGCGGCTGGCAATTCCGCTCGGTCCGAACTCGTGGAGCCATGCCGGCGGCTGCTCCATGACGGTGCGCCGGAGGTTCGCGGGATGGCTGTCTGGGCGTTGTCACGATTGATTGACCGGGACACCTTCGAGGCCTTGCAACGCGGCCACCGGCCGCAAGAGCAGGATCCGGAAGTACAAGCCGAGTGGGACTTTGGGAGATGACGCGATGCGCATGATGATCTTCGGTGCCGGCTACTCCGGAAAGGCGATCGGCGCACTTGCTGCCGCCAAGGGACATCCGGTTGCCGGGACAACGCGGAGTCTCGAAAAGAAGGAGACACTCGCGGCTTTGGGGATCGAACCTTTCCAGTTCGGCGGCGTATCGCTTTCTGAAGAACTGATAGAAAGGATGCGGACGGTCACCCATCTCGTCCAGTCGATTGCGCCCGGCGCCAGCGGAGACCCTTTGATCCCGCTGCTCGGCGAGGGCGTACGTACGCGTCTGCCGTTGCTCGAATGGGTCGGCTACCTGTCGACCGTCGGCGTCTATGGTGACCACGGTGGAGCCTGGGTCGATGAAAAAACACCGTGCAGGCCGGCTTCGCAGCGCTCCGTCGAGCGACTGCACGCCGAGAACGCATGGCAGTCGCTCGCCGCTGCAAACGACCTGCCGCTGACGATCCTGCGTCTCTCGGGCATTTACGGGCCGGGCAGAAATCCCTTCGTCAATCTCACCCGCGGCAACGCCCGACGACTCGTCAAGAAGGATCAGGTCTTCAATCGTATCCGCGTCGAGGACATCGCCGCCGCCGCAATGTTCCTCGCCGAAAAGCGCACGGCCGGCATATTCAACGTCACGGACAACGAGCCCTGTCCTCCGCAGGATGTGGTTGCCGAAGCGGCGCGCTTAATGGGGATCGAGCCTCCTCCGGAACAAGACTTCGAAACGGCCGAACTCACGCCGATGGCGCGCTCCTTCTACGGTGAGAACAAGCGTGTTTCGAACGCGACGATCACCAGCCTGGGATTCCGCTTCCAATATCC
It includes:
- the queG gene encoding tRNA epoxyqueuosine(34) reductase QueG, encoding MSADEAPERQTDDKAERLRHRLTAFVREEASAQGFELCRITGPDGIPDAPTRLAAYIEAGYHGTMGWMEETRERRADPKVLWGEVRSIVMFGMNYGPDEDPRHILEKKDRAAISVYARNRDYHDIMKGRLKEIATRFAARAGADVKVFVDTAPVMEKPLAAVAGLGWQGKHTNLVSREYGSWLFLGSLFTTAELDFDAPEVDHCGSCRACLDACPTAAFPAPYKIDARRCISYLTIEHKGMIDRALRPAFGNRVYGCDDCLAACPWNKFAETAREMKLKARDDLREPEITHLLSLDDAAFRTFFSGSPVKRIGRNRFIRNLLIAAGNSARSELVEPCRRLLHDGAPEVRGMAVWALSRLIDRDTFEALQRGHRPQEQDPEVQAEWDFGR
- a CDS encoding SDR family oxidoreductase, producing the protein MRMMIFGAGYSGKAIGALAAAKGHPVAGTTRSLEKKETLAALGIEPFQFGGVSLSEELIERMRTVTHLVQSIAPGASGDPLIPLLGEGVRTRLPLLEWVGYLSTVGVYGDHGGAWVDEKTPCRPASQRSVERLHAENAWQSLAAANDLPLTILRLSGIYGPGRNPFVNLTRGNARRLVKKDQVFNRIRVEDIAAAAMFLAEKRTAGIFNVTDNEPCPPQDVVAEAARLMGIEPPPEQDFETAELTPMARSFYGENKRVSNATITSLGFRFQYPDYRVSLAELWASGRWNK